From Macaca fascicularis isolate 582-1 chromosome 14, T2T-MFA8v1.1, a single genomic window includes:
- the MUS81 gene encoding crossover junction endonuclease MUS81 isoform X8 has product MPVPAQSKAGGSGNYWPARHSGARVILLMLYREHLNPNGYHFLTKEELLQRCAQKAPRVAPGSARPWPALRSLLHRNLVLRTHQPASASEAGVQQPPLELRPGEYRVLLCVDIGETRGGGHRPELLRELQRLHVTHTVRKLHVGDFVWVAQETNPRDPASPGELVLDHIVERKRLDDLCSSIIDGRFREQKFRLKRCGLERRVYLVEEHGSVHNLSLPESTLLQAVTNTQVIDGFFVKRTADIKESAAYLALLTRGLQRLYQGHTLRSRPWGTPGNPESGAMPSPNPLCSLLTFSDFNAGAIKNKAQSVREVFARQLMQVRGVSGEKAAALVDRYSTPASLLAAYDACATPKEQETLLSTIKCGRLQRNLGPALSRTLSQLYCSYSPLT; this is encoded by the exons ATGCCA GTTCCTGCCCAGTCCAAAGCTGGAGGCTCTGGCAACTACTGGCCAGCTCGGCACTCAGGAGCCCGAGTGATACTGCTGATGCTCTACCGAGAGCACCTG AATCCTAATGGCTACCACTTCTTAACCAAGGAGGAGCTGCTGCAGAGGTGTGCTCAGAAGGCCCCCAGG GTAGCCCCTGGGAGTGCTCGACCCTGGCCAGCCCTCCGCTCCCTCCTCCACAGGAACCTGGTCCTCAGGACACACCAGCCAGCCAG TGCCAGTGAAGCAGGGGTCCAGCAGCCACCACTGGAGCTGAGGCCTGGAGAGTACAGGGTGCTGTTGTGTGTGGACATTGGCGAGACCCGGGG GGGCGGGCACAGGCCGGAGCTGCTCCGAGAGCTACAGCGGCTGCACGTGACCCACACAGTGCGCAAGCTGCACGTTGGGGATTTTGTATGGGTGGCGCAGGAAACCAATCCTAGAGACCCAG CGAGCCCTGGGGAGTTGGTACTGGACCACATTGTAGAGCGCAAGCGGCTGGATGACCTTTGCAGCAGCATCATTGACGGCCGCTTCCGGGAGCAGAAG TTCCGCCTGAAGCGCTGTGGCCTGGAGCGCCGGGTATACCTGGTGGAAGAGCATGGCTCGGTCCACAATCTCAGCCTTCCTGAGAGTACGCTGCTGCAGGCTGTCACTAACACTCAG GTCATTGATGGCTTTTTTGTGAAGCGCACAGCAGACATTAAGGAGTCAGCTGCCTATCTGGCCCTCTTGACGCGGGGCTTGCAGAGACTCTACCAG GGCCACACCCTACGCAGCCGCCCCTGGGGAACCCCTGGGAACCCTGAATCAGGGGCCATGCCCTCTCCAAACCCTCTCTGCTCACTCCTCACCTTCAGTGACTTCAACGCAGGAGCCATCAAAAATAAG GCCCAGTCAGTGCGAGAAGTGTTTGCCCGGCAGCTGATGCAGGTGCGCGGAGTGAGTGGGGAGAAAGCAGCAGCCCTGGTGGATCGATACAGCACCCCTGCCAG CCTCCTGGCCGCCTATGATGCCTGTGCCACCCCCAAGGAACAAGAGACACTGCTAAGCACCATCAAGTGTGGGCGTCTACAGAG GAATCTGGGGCCTGCTCTGAGCAGGACCTTATCCCAGCTCTACTGCAGCTACAGCCCCCTGACCTGA